One Streptomyces umbrinus genomic window, CGCGCGGGCCTCGGCCGCCGCGACGGGGCGGGGGTCGTACACGACACTTGAGTGGCCTGCTCCCAAGGGTGGTTGGGGGTACCAGCCGTACGCGGCGTCGGGATCCGGAAGATGCCCTCCGGAGAGTTCCAGCATGTCCAAAGCTTCGGCTCCCCGCGGCTCGTCGGCACGGGGAGGACTACCTGAATACCTACCTGAAAACATGCGTTCGCACCGGTTTTGGGGCATGCGGGTGCCTTCGCCGTACGGGGGCGTCCGGGACCGTGCAGCGCCGGGTGCACCTGTGCACCTACGCGTACTGGACACGGATCAGCGAGCCGTCGCCCGACTCCGCGTCCCGGATGTCCACGTACGCGCAGACCTGGCGGGTGAACCAAAGGCCCTGGCCGGGGGACGGGCCCTCGGCGGGCGGTGGGACGAAGCCGGCGAGCGGGTCCGTGATCCGCTCGGGGACGCGCAGCTCGCAGACACAGGCGGGCGCCTCGCCCCACAGCAGGACCTCGGGGAGGGACGGGGTGGGGATCAGGGGTGCGTACGGGGTCGCCGCCTCGGGGATCGAGGAGATGTACGGGGTCGTTGCCTCGGTGACCGCTGTCGCGAACAGGTCTGCGTCCGCGGGGGTGAGTCCGCGCGCCCGGGCCCGCTCGCGGAGGGTGTCGCGATCCGGGGCGGTGAGGCGCTCGGCGTCCGGTGGCGGCGGGGGCAGGGGGACCCAGTCCAACTCGTGGACCAGGCGGGCCGGTTGCTCGTACGCCGGGGTGTCGGGGTGCGCGCGGCGGGCGGCGTCGACGATGGCGGGGCCCGCGGTGCGGGTGTCGTACGCGCACAGGGCGGTCGTCGCGAACGGCGCGAAGAGGAGGTTGGCGAGCGACTCGTAGCGGATCCACTCGGTGGTCTCGCGCGTCGAGCGCCCGGCGCGGCCGGCCCAGTGCGGCTCCATGAGGAGGTGGATCCGGCCGCCGGGTCCCGCGTTCGCGGAGAGGTAACCGGCGCTCTGGGCGACGGCGTTGGCCGCCGAACCCGTGTACCACTCGGTGTGGGGCACGAAGGTGACGCTCTTGGCGTCCGTGCCCAGCGCGTCCCGCAGGACGGCGAGCCTGCCGGGGTCGGCGATGGCCACGGGCGGTGGTTCGTCCGGTGCGGCGAGACCCTCCGCAAGGAAGGGGAGCGCGGCCGCGACGAACGCGTCGTCGGAGTCGAACACCGCCATGCGGTGGTCGAACGCCCCTGGGGGCGGGGCTGGTTGAGCCGCCTGGGAGGGCTTGACCGACTTGGTCGGTTCGGTCGGCCTGGTTGGTTCGGCAGTCACGAGGGTTCCCCTTCTGTCGTATCCACCTGGTTGTGGGCGGGCCGCCCGGCTGTGGGCGAACTGCCCGGCTGTGGGCGGGCGTTCCCGGCTGTGGGCGGGCGTTGTGGCACCTCGCCCATCGGGACCCCGGGATCGGGGGTTCAGCGGCGTGCGGCGACCCACGCCGCGATCTGGCTGCGGTTGCTGAAGCCGAGCTTGCCGAGGATGCGTTCCACGTGGCCCTCCGCGGTGCGGCGGGCGATCACCAGGCGGTCGGCGATCTGCTGGTTGGCGAGCCCCTCGGCGACGAGCTCGGCGACCTCCCTCTCGCGCCGGGTGAGCGACGCGAGACGGGGGTCCGCCCTGACGGAGTCCGGGTGCGGGTTCCCTTCGGCCCGGCGGGGGCCGGGGACGACCGGTTTCCCGGCTTCCTGGAGGGCGTACGAGACGATCGCGGTGAGCCCGAGCCCGCCACCCCGCCGGTACGCCCGGTCGAAGACCCCCTGTCCGACGGCCGCCCGCACCCGCGTCTCGCTCTCCCTGCGCGCGGAGTTGTACGTCGTGGAGCCGAAGCGGTTGCCGTCGATGCCGGCCCAGACGCGGTCGGCGCCGCCGAGCAGCACGGCGGCGCGTTCGTGGGCGCCGCGGGCGGCGGTGATGACCACCAGCAGGTCGAGGGTGAGGCCGATGCCGATGACGTCGTGCACGGCGAGCTTGCGGCGCAGGGCGTCACGGGCGTGCGGCTCCGCGCGGTCCCACTCCTTCCGCTCCGCGTACGCGAGGGCGAGGACCCGCAGGACGTACGAGCGGACCCACTCCTCGCCGTGCTCCTCGCAGAGGCGGTGGGCGTCCTCGCAGACCTGGACGGCCCGGTCGGTGTGGCCCAGGAAGGCGAGGCTGGCGGCGAGTTCGACCTGGTCGAGGACGGCGAGGCTGGGGAGCTGGCCGTCGACGGGGTTGCGGGCGACGGCGGCCTCGTAGTGCTCAAGGGCGGCGGGGAGGTCGTCGCCGAACAGGGCCATCAGGCCGAGCAGGTACTCCGCGTGCGCGACCTCGGCCGGGTCGCCGAGGCGGCGGGCCAGCGCGCGGGCGTCCTCGGCGCGGTCGCGGCCCCGGGTGAGGTCCTCGGGGCAGCCGGCGAGCAGGCCCGCGACCCAGAGTGCCCTGGCGCGCTCCCGGGTGGGCTCGGGGTGCGCGTCGAGCGCGCGGTCCAGCCAGTACCGGCCCTCGCGGGGTGCTCCGCAGGCGTGCCAGTAGAACCACAGGGTTCCGGCGAGCCCGAGTCCGGCCCGGGCCTCGCCCGGCACGGTGAGGCTGAACTCCAGGGCGGCCCGCAGGTTGTCCTGGTCGGCCCGCAGCCGGGCCACGATCTCCCGCTGCCCCGGCCCGAACCACCTCCGCTCGCACTCCGCGGCAACCTCCTGGGCCCAGTCCCGCTGCCGCCGCCGGGCCGCCGACTCCTCCCCGGGCCACTGCCGCAGCTTGTCGAGCCCGTAGTGCCGCAGGGTGTCGAGCAGGCGGTATCTGGCCGTGCCGGGGCCGCCTTCTCTGCACAGCACGGATTTGTCCACCAGGCCGGCCACGGCTTCGAGGACGTCCTGGGGATGTACGTCGATGCTCTTGCCGTCGCCGAGGCTCGTACCGTCGCCCTGGTCGCCGTTCCCCCACTCGTCCTCGTCCACGTCATCGTGCGCGTGCGCGTCCGCGCATACCGCCTCCGCCGCCTCCAGATCGAAGCTCCCCGCGAATACCGAGGCCCGCGCCCACACCAACTGCTCCGCCTCCGTGCAGAGTTCGTGGCTCCAGTCGACCGCCGCGCGCAGCGTCTGGTGGCGGGGAAGAACGGCCGGGCTGCCCGTGGTGAGGAGGCGGTAGCGGTCGTCGAGCCGGGCGACGAGCTGGTCGACGCCGAGGACGCGCATCCGGACGGCCGCGAGCTCGATGGCGAGGGGCAGGCCGTCGAGGCGGCGGCAGAGGCGGGCCACGGCGGCCCGGTTGTCGGGGGTGAGTTCGAAGCCGGGGGCGACGGCGGCGGCCCGGTCGGCGAAGAGCGCCAGTGCCGGGTAGGTCGCGGCGGCCGAGAGGTCCGAGTCCGGGTCGGGCACCGGCAGGGGCCGTACGTCCAGGAGGTGTTCCTCCGTGAGGGCCAGGCGGTGGCGGCTCGTCGCGAGGACGCGGACGCCGGTCGTGCCGTGCAGCAGCGCGGCCGCCAACTCCGCGCAGGCGGACAGCAGATGCTCGCAGTTGTCGAGGACCAGGAGCAGTCGGCGGTCGCGCAGCCGCTCGACCAGCGTGTCCAGGGGCGGCTGTTCGGAGTGGTCGTGCAGGCCGAGCGCGTCGGCCGCGGCGAGCGGGACGAGCGCCGGGTCGTGCAGGCAGGCGAGGTGCGCGAAGCGCACGCCGTCGGGGAACGCCCGCTCGACCCGGGCGGCGATCCGCCCGGCCAGCCGCGTCTTGCCGACGCCGCCGGGTCCGGTCAGCGTGACCAGTCGTGCGGTGGCCAACAGCCGCCGCCCCTCGGCCAGTTCGTCCCGTCGGTCGACGAAGCTGGTCGTCTCGACCGGTGGCTGATGGACCCTTCGCGGCGCTGATCCGCCCATGATCAGCCAGTCCTCTGGGGTGTGAGACGGGAGCCGGAGTGGGTGGCTCCTCTTGTGCCGGTTCTCAGTCTTCCGGCTGCGCCTCGGCTTCGCACGCGTGCGTCACACCCGTGGGTGCACTTTGAGTGGGTCCGCGACGTGTGGGGTGTGGGCGCGTACACTGCCGGGCCCCATATATGCATTGCGCCCGGCTTGTGCGCCCTGTGGCGCCCGGCGTGCGCTGGCGCTCCGCTTGGGCTGTTGAGTGCCTGCGGGCCGGTGGGGGCTTGTCGCGCAGTTCCCCGCGCCCCTGATGAGGCGGGGTCGGTGTGCGCGCGTACCGACCGGCGCACGGGGCCCGGGGCCGGGGGCGACCGTCTCGTTTCGGCCGGTTCGCGACGGCTGGTTTCGGTCTGGTCTTGACCCGGACATGCCATAGCCCCACGATGAGCGCCACACCCGCATACGGGCTCCTGTCGGCGCATTCGGCGGACAGCCCCGGCACGTCGCACCGATCCACCCCCCGCTCCACTCCCCACACTTCCGGTGATCCCGGAATTTCTGGAGAAACTAGGAGAATCAATGCGGCTTCGCATCAAAGGCGGCGGCACACCCGCCGCACCCCCCTCACCCGGCAGACGCGGCCGACGCACGGCCGCCCTCGCCACACTGCTCGCTCTGGCTCTGGCGGCCCCCATCGCCGCCACGACCAGCGCGAACAGCGCCTCCGGGGCGGCTCCCGCCTCCGACACGGAGGACATCCGTCAGTACGAGGTCCATGTCCACGGCAGCACCTCGGCCACCCGTACGGCGATCTCCCAGACGGGCGTGTCGATCGACGAGGCCGACGAGGAGACCGTCGTCGTCTCGGGACGCGCGGCCCAGG contains:
- a CDS encoding ATP-binding protein; amino-acid sequence: MGGSAPRRVHQPPVETTSFVDRRDELAEGRRLLATARLVTLTGPGGVGKTRLAGRIAARVERAFPDGVRFAHLACLHDPALVPLAAADALGLHDHSEQPPLDTLVERLRDRRLLLVLDNCEHLLSACAELAAALLHGTTGVRVLATSRHRLALTEEHLLDVRPLPVPDPDSDLSAAATYPALALFADRAAAVAPGFELTPDNRAAVARLCRRLDGLPLAIELAAVRMRVLGVDQLVARLDDRYRLLTTGSPAVLPRHQTLRAAVDWSHELCTEAEQLVWARASVFAGSFDLEAAEAVCADAHAHDDVDEDEWGNGDQGDGTSLGDGKSIDVHPQDVLEAVAGLVDKSVLCREGGPGTARYRLLDTLRHYGLDKLRQWPGEESAARRRQRDWAQEVAAECERRWFGPGQREIVARLRADQDNLRAALEFSLTVPGEARAGLGLAGTLWFYWHACGAPREGRYWLDRALDAHPEPTRERARALWVAGLLAGCPEDLTRGRDRAEDARALARRLGDPAEVAHAEYLLGLMALFGDDLPAALEHYEAAVARNPVDGQLPSLAVLDQVELAASLAFLGHTDRAVQVCEDAHRLCEEHGEEWVRSYVLRVLALAYAERKEWDRAEPHARDALRRKLAVHDVIGIGLTLDLLVVITAARGAHERAAVLLGGADRVWAGIDGNRFGSTTYNSARRESETRVRAAVGQGVFDRAYRRGGGLGLTAIVSYALQEAGKPVVPGPRRAEGNPHPDSVRADPRLASLTRREREVAELVAEGLANQQIADRLVIARRTAEGHVERILGKLGFSNRSQIAAWVAARR
- a CDS encoding MEDS domain-containing protein; the protein is MTAEPTRPTEPTKSVKPSQAAQPAPPPGAFDHRMAVFDSDDAFVAAALPFLAEGLAAPDEPPPVAIADPGRLAVLRDALGTDAKSVTFVPHTEWYTGSAANAVAQSAGYLSANAGPGGRIHLLMEPHWAGRAGRSTRETTEWIRYESLANLLFAPFATTALCAYDTRTAGPAIVDAARRAHPDTPAYEQPARLVHELDWVPLPPPPPDAERLTAPDRDTLRERARARGLTPADADLFATAVTEATTPYISSIPEAATPYAPLIPTPSLPEVLLWGEAPACVCELRVPERITDPLAGFVPPPAEGPSPGQGLWFTRQVCAYVDIRDAESGDGSLIRVQYA